In one Vulgatibacter incomptus genomic region, the following are encoded:
- a CDS encoding CobW family GTP-binding protein encodes MRPPLPIVVLTGFLGAGKTTLLRRLLGKPHGLRIALIQNELGQAGIDVDSPASRQMIELTEGCVCCLRNPELLGALDDLWSRGDLDRVILETTGLADPLALTWTLARPELQGKVRLDSVVTVVDPSSFESARGEEWDAQVRCGDLIVLSKLELVPPEQVAKAIAAVREVNPQARILEGGDGLPEGLLLDSLDAVDAAGREARLAGFQSEQARHSDFGVVSVSGRQAYVLDRLEDWLEELPERVFRAKGIVEIEDGWVAFHVVGKRLQLELRAPAPAHGESRMALFGRDLDRPLLEEELARCRA; translated from the coding sequence GTGAGACCTCCGCTTCCCATCGTCGTCCTCACCGGTTTTCTCGGGGCCGGCAAGACCACCCTCCTTCGCCGGCTCCTCGGCAAGCCCCACGGCCTGCGGATCGCGCTGATCCAGAACGAGCTCGGCCAGGCGGGGATCGACGTGGACTCGCCTGCGAGCCGTCAGATGATCGAGCTCACCGAGGGCTGCGTCTGCTGCCTGCGGAACCCCGAGCTCCTCGGCGCGCTCGACGATCTTTGGAGCCGGGGGGACCTCGATCGCGTGATCCTCGAGACCACGGGCCTCGCCGATCCGCTGGCGCTGACGTGGACGCTGGCGAGGCCGGAGCTCCAGGGGAAGGTGCGCCTCGATTCGGTGGTGACGGTGGTGGATCCCTCCAGCTTCGAGAGTGCCCGAGGCGAGGAGTGGGACGCCCAGGTGCGTTGCGGCGATCTCATCGTGCTCTCGAAGCTCGAGCTGGTCCCGCCGGAGCAGGTGGCGAAGGCGATCGCGGCGGTGAGGGAGGTGAACCCCCAGGCGCGAATCCTCGAGGGCGGAGATGGGCTGCCGGAGGGGCTCCTCCTCGACAGCCTCGATGCCGTCGACGCCGCGGGACGCGAGGCGCGGCTCGCCGGCTTCCAGAGCGAGCAGGCGAGGCACTCCGACTTCGGCGTGGTCTCGGTCTCCGGGCGGCAGGCCTACGTCCTCGATCGCCTCGAGGACTGGCTGGAGGAGCTGCCCGAGCGCGTCTTCCGGGCAAAGGGAATCGTCGAGATCGAGGACGGCTGGGTCGCCTTCCACGTGGTCGGCAAGCGGCTGCAGCTCGAGCTGCGCGCGCCGGCTCCCGCCCACGGCGAGAGCCGGATGGCCTTGTTCGGTCGCGATCTCGATCGGCCGCTCCTGGAGGAGGAGCTCGCGCGCTGCAGGGCCTGA
- a CDS encoding SRPBCC domain-containing protein — MATETIRLSAQFPTSPQRIYDAWLDSSEHSAFTESAASIDPVVGGKHTAGDGYVEGENLWLDDGRRIVQSWRSKEFPPDAESSRVEILLEPTEDGGTLFTLIHDNVPEGQREIYEQGWQTYYLDKMAAYFGAPDDAEDRPWSANDLSAEEALDREDEAMAMELEGAPDPDEERSDEDVPSPKVLPDTKAARRATRGKTAAKSPRRATKATASRTAGRSRSKSTGGAAKPKAKSAGAGAKKTTTRKAATTTRAARATGKATPARATRAAGKTTSTRAAAAKATTKRATRTTAKTTTKRASGAAAKTTTARATRAGAKATTATGRTRAGAKPTTARSTRAGAKATTARSTRAGAKATTARSTRAAAKTSTARTSTARGTKSATRKPAARTTKAGSTKTTTATKRATTSRAKARKPAARKPHPSSRS; from the coding sequence ATGGCGACGGAAACGATCCGGTTGTCGGCGCAGTTCCCCACGAGCCCGCAGCGTATCTACGACGCTTGGCTCGATTCTTCTGAGCATTCGGCTTTCACCGAGAGTGCAGCCTCGATCGATCCGGTCGTCGGAGGGAAGCACACCGCGGGTGACGGCTACGTGGAAGGCGAGAACCTCTGGCTCGACGACGGCCGGCGGATCGTCCAGAGCTGGCGAAGCAAGGAGTTCCCTCCCGATGCGGAGAGCTCCAGAGTCGAGATCCTCCTCGAGCCCACGGAGGACGGCGGCACGCTCTTCACGCTGATCCACGACAACGTCCCCGAGGGCCAGCGAGAGATCTACGAGCAGGGCTGGCAGACGTATTACCTGGACAAGATGGCGGCCTATTTCGGCGCGCCCGACGATGCGGAAGACCGGCCGTGGTCGGCGAATGACCTCTCTGCCGAGGAGGCGCTCGATCGCGAGGACGAGGCCATGGCGATGGAGCTCGAAGGCGCGCCGGATCCCGACGAAGAGCGGAGCGACGAGGACGTTCCGTCGCCGAAGGTGCTGCCCGACACCAAGGCGGCGCGGCGCGCCACCCGGGGGAAGACGGCTGCCAAGTCTCCACGGCGTGCGACCAAGGCGACCGCGTCGCGGACGGCGGGGCGATCCAGGTCGAAGAGCACCGGAGGCGCCGCGAAGCCCAAGGCGAAGTCCGCCGGCGCGGGGGCGAAGAAGACGACGACACGGAAGGCGGCGACGACCACGCGAGCGGCTCGCGCTACAGGCAAGGCGACGCCCGCTCGAGCGACTCGCGCAGCGGGCAAGACCACGTCGACCCGCGCCGCAGCAGCGAAGGCGACGACCAAGCGGGCCACTCGCACCACGGCAAAGACGACGACCAAGCGGGCGTCGGGCGCCGCAGCGAAGACGACGACGGCCCGAGCGACTCGCGCCGGGGCAAAGGCGACGACGGCTACCGGCAGGACCCGGGCCGGAGCGAAGCCGACGACGGCGCGCTCGACCCGCGCCGGGGCGAAGGCAACGACTGCGCGCTCGACCCGCGCCGGGGCGAAGGCAACGACGGCGCGCTCGACCCGCGCCGCCGCCAAGACGTCGACCGCGCGGACCTCGACTGCACGGGGCACGAAGAGCGCGACCCGGAAGCCGGCCGCCAGGACCACGAAGGCCGGAAGCACGAAGACGACCACCGCCACGAAGCGCGCCACCACGAGCCGCGCGAAGGCACGGAAGCCCGCGGCTCGAAAGCCGCATCCGTCGTCCCGGTCGTAG
- the hemH gene encoding ferrochelatase, translating to MPSSPHTAVVLMNLGGPASLDDVEPFLYNIFSDSDVIQLPLGFLWQKRFARKVARSRAPESREIYARIGGRSTIVEDTEAQGRALEQALGPGYRTYVAMRAWKPSTEETVERLVAAGATGVVALPMYPQRSRSTSGSSMRELRRVLKKRAPGLPLHEVCCFPETPGFLDGWAAAVREALSQIPEERRAAARVLFSAHGLPQKLIDSGDPYLRHVQATVRGVMARLPDGLPHVLAFQSRATRARWLEPATEDALESLAKEGVKDVIVVPIAFVTEHVETLYELDMLLREPAIAAGIEGYHRVRTPGASEALIGSLAERVRAARDAGADPLCSRPDGVACPIVR from the coding sequence GTGCCGAGCTCTCCCCACACCGCGGTGGTCTTGATGAACTTGGGCGGCCCCGCGTCGCTCGATGACGTCGAGCCCTTCCTCTACAACATCTTCTCCGACTCCGACGTGATCCAGCTCCCGCTCGGCTTCCTGTGGCAGAAGCGCTTCGCCCGCAAGGTCGCGCGCAGCCGGGCGCCCGAGAGCCGCGAGATCTACGCGCGCATCGGCGGCCGCTCCACCATCGTCGAGGACACCGAGGCGCAGGGCCGGGCGCTCGAGCAGGCGCTCGGGCCGGGCTACCGGACCTACGTCGCGATGCGGGCTTGGAAGCCGTCGACGGAGGAGACGGTGGAGCGCCTCGTCGCCGCCGGAGCCACCGGGGTGGTCGCGCTCCCGATGTATCCGCAGCGCTCGCGGTCCACGTCCGGCTCGTCGATGCGCGAGCTGCGGCGGGTCCTGAAGAAGCGCGCGCCGGGCCTGCCCCTCCATGAGGTCTGCTGCTTCCCCGAGACGCCGGGCTTCCTCGACGGCTGGGCGGCCGCAGTAAGGGAGGCTCTCTCGCAGATCCCCGAGGAGCGGCGGGCCGCGGCCCGGGTGCTGTTCAGCGCCCACGGCCTCCCCCAGAAGCTCATCGACTCTGGCGACCCCTACCTCCGGCACGTGCAGGCCACCGTGCGGGGCGTGATGGCCCGGCTGCCGGACGGCCTGCCCCATGTCCTCGCCTTCCAGAGCCGGGCGACCCGCGCCCGCTGGCTGGAGCCCGCCACCGAGGACGCCCTCGAGTCGCTGGCGAAGGAGGGTGTGAAGGACGTGATCGTCGTGCCGATCGCCTTCGTCACCGAGCACGTGGAGACGCTCTACGAGCTCGACATGCTCCTGAGGGAGCCGGCGATCGCCGCCGGGATCGAGGGCTACCACCGGGTGCGGACGCCCGGAGCGTCCGAGGCGCTGATCGGCTCGCTCGCCGAGCGGGTCCGCGCGGCCCGCGACGCGGGAGCCGATCCGCTCTGTAGCCGCCCGGACGGCGTCGCCTGTCCTATCGTGCGGTAA
- a CDS encoding beta-ketoacyl synthase N-terminal-like domain-containing protein has product MRRVGIFGWGVVAPRSPDIEAFERNLESSDSWLSAFDGFGPSNFLAGTPDFRFADYKGWIDERFPPTRYAQLEKKMGQPTQYAIGAFVQSLRQNPGIEKVLTELGLEAHVYVGTGLGDLPTIHDCSLELHRAQRRWDRFWANPERNVALRAFLELSPEERAAVEGAPPVPSSVPEEDRDLAEERFWHHWAARSTELADYLAELREIESISVEGDVEAAKLAVIKEKRVRTAKLQRKWNAPEPPWNQVSANLLWNIHNTPASQISMMGRITGMTFAPVAACSSFGYALRLAMQSISSGSAKAVVVGMTDPAPNPLSVGGFYNARVLAADGTVSKPLTGMRGTHVAGGAVVWIVGDHEYMTSKGFQPLGMEPVAVGVSADADHIITPSPEGPLAAMRSALDQADATPAEIGTWDLHATATPGDFLEVETLRQILPESVVVTARKGTFGHGMSAGGGWELTAQYLGYQRGQLPATTLQASELNPEIGKVHQAFVLDTPCEARGLAGKLSMGIGGINACVISRPWK; this is encoded by the coding sequence GTGCGCAGAGTCGGGATCTTCGGTTGGGGCGTCGTCGCCCCCCGGTCGCCGGACATCGAGGCTTTCGAGCGTAACCTCGAGTCTTCGGACAGCTGGCTCTCCGCCTTCGACGGCTTCGGCCCCAGCAACTTCCTCGCAGGTACTCCCGACTTCCGGTTCGCCGACTACAAGGGCTGGATCGACGAGCGCTTCCCGCCCACCCGCTACGCCCAGCTCGAGAAGAAGATGGGCCAGCCGACGCAGTACGCGATCGGCGCCTTCGTCCAGTCGCTCCGTCAGAACCCGGGGATCGAGAAGGTCCTCACCGAGCTCGGCCTCGAGGCCCACGTCTACGTCGGCACCGGCCTCGGCGACCTGCCCACGATCCACGACTGCAGCCTCGAGCTCCACCGCGCCCAGCGCCGCTGGGATCGCTTCTGGGCGAACCCCGAGCGCAACGTCGCCCTCCGCGCCTTCCTGGAGCTCTCGCCCGAGGAGCGCGCCGCCGTCGAGGGCGCGCCGCCGGTCCCGTCCTCGGTCCCCGAGGAGGATCGCGACCTCGCGGAAGAGCGCTTCTGGCACCACTGGGCCGCGCGCTCCACCGAGCTCGCCGACTATCTCGCCGAGCTCCGCGAGATCGAGTCCATCTCCGTCGAGGGCGACGTCGAGGCGGCCAAGCTCGCCGTGATCAAGGAGAAGCGCGTCCGCACCGCGAAGCTGCAGCGGAAATGGAACGCGCCCGAGCCGCCCTGGAACCAGGTCTCGGCCAACCTGCTCTGGAACATCCACAACACGCCCGCGTCTCAGATCTCGATGATGGGCCGGATCACCGGGATGACCTTCGCCCCGGTGGCGGCGTGCTCGTCGTTCGGCTACGCGCTGCGGCTCGCGATGCAGTCGATTTCGTCGGGGAGCGCGAAGGCGGTGGTCGTGGGCATGACCGACCCGGCGCCCAACCCGCTCTCGGTGGGCGGCTTCTACAACGCCCGGGTCCTCGCCGCGGACGGCACCGTCTCCAAGCCCCTCACCGGGATGCGCGGCACCCACGTGGCGGGCGGCGCCGTGGTCTGGATCGTCGGCGACCACGAGTACATGACCTCCAAGGGCTTCCAGCCCCTGGGCATGGAGCCCGTGGCCGTGGGCGTCTCGGCAGACGCGGACCACATCATCACGCCGTCGCCCGAGGGCCCCCTCGCCGCGATGCGGAGCGCGCTCGACCAGGCGGACGCCACGCCGGCCGAGATCGGCACCTGGGACCTCCACGCCACGGCCACCCCGGGCGACTTCCTCGAGGTGGAGACCCTGCGCCAGATCCTGCCGGAGTCGGTGGTCGTCACCGCGCGGAAGGGCACCTTCGGCCACGGCATGTCGGCTGGCGGCGGCTGGGAGCTCACGGCGCAGTACCTCGGCTACCAGCGCGGCCAGCTTCCCGCGACGACGCTGCAGGCGAGCGAGCTCAACCCCGAGATCGGCAAGGTCCACCAGGCGTTCGTCCTCGACACGCCGTGTGAAGCCCGCGGC